One Cyanobacteria bacterium FACHB-DQ100 DNA segment encodes these proteins:
- a CDS encoding LCP family protein — MNGVKESKRPSTLDPSSATEKLTAQSRPAVPISPVTSPKQPAIARSLFWIAGFLGAATISATLGTTLALIAPLPGVAPDQGRRLLGDFWSSGFRYKVSRPVNVLVMGIDRVLDAPAGSSEIFSGRSDTMLLLRVDPTDDSVSLLSIPRDTQVEILGVGVTKINQANASGGPLLARETVSQALNGVQIDRYVRVSTDAFRELVDLLGGVEVYVPEAMQYTDNTQKLKIDLKPGWQTLDGEKAEQFARFRHNSIGDIGRVQRQQALIKALRSKLTSPMVLPRIPRLVSLMQKYIDTNLTMEEMLALVNFGQKLDKDDFKMVLLPGRFSAPNEFRASYWIMDTQGRDRVMQEYFKSAATETGLEAPLANLKIAVQNASGDPKAGTQFAQYLETLGYTNVYQAQNWQDPQQKTQIIVQRGDLQGAKVLQSALGFGNVEANSTGELDSDLTIRIGDDWQAQRSKLPQ, encoded by the coding sequence GTGAACGGAGTGAAAGAGTCTAAGCGACCATCTACGCTAGATCCGTCTAGCGCGACTGAGAAATTGACCGCTCAATCTCGCCCTGCCGTCCCGATCTCGCCTGTGACCTCTCCTAAGCAGCCTGCGATCGCACGATCGCTCTTTTGGATTGCTGGATTTTTGGGAGCCGCGACGATTTCGGCAACGCTTGGAACCACCTTGGCGCTGATCGCCCCGCTTCCCGGTGTCGCTCCAGACCAGGGGCGAAGATTGCTCGGAGATTTTTGGAGCAGTGGGTTTCGGTACAAAGTGTCTCGTCCCGTGAATGTGTTGGTGATGGGGATCGATCGCGTGCTGGATGCTCCTGCGGGTTCAAGCGAAATCTTCTCCGGTCGAAGTGATACGATGCTGCTGCTCCGAGTTGATCCAACCGATGATTCGGTGAGTTTGCTGTCGATTCCACGGGATACTCAAGTTGAAATACTGGGCGTGGGAGTCACAAAGATCAATCAAGCCAACGCCAGCGGTGGGCCGCTTTTAGCGCGAGAAACCGTGAGTCAGGCGTTAAATGGAGTGCAGATCGATCGCTATGTCCGCGTCAGTACCGATGCGTTTCGCGAACTGGTCGATCTGCTTGGTGGAGTTGAAGTGTATGTGCCTGAAGCGATGCAGTACACCGACAACACGCAAAAGCTCAAAATTGATCTCAAACCCGGTTGGCAGACGCTAGACGGAGAAAAAGCAGAGCAGTTTGCTCGATTTCGGCATAACTCGATCGGCGATATTGGACGGGTACAGCGGCAGCAGGCATTAATCAAAGCGCTGCGATCGAAATTGACCAGCCCAATGGTTTTGCCGCGCATTCCCAGGTTGGTCAGCTTGATGCAGAAGTACATCGACACGAATCTGACGATGGAAGAGATGCTGGCGCTGGTGAATTTTGGGCAGAAGCTCGACAAAGATGATTTCAAGATGGTGCTGTTGCCGGGTCGGTTTAGCGCTCCGAATGAATTTCGTGCCAGCTATTGGATCATGGATACGCAGGGGCGCGATCGCGTGATGCAGGAATATTTCAAGTCTGCCGCAACGGAAACCGGACTGGAAGCTCCCTTAGCGAATCTCAAAATTGCCGTTCAGAATGCGTCCGGCGATCCGAAGGCTGGAACTCAGTTTGCTCAGTATCTTGAAACGCTTGGATATACGAATGTTTATCAGGCTCAGAATTGGCAAGACCCACAGCAGAAAACGCAAATTATCGTGCAGCGCGGCGATCTTCAGGGTGCGAAAGTGCTGCAAAGTGCGCTGGGATTTGGCAACGTTGAAGCCAATTCGACTGGGGAACTCGACTCGGATTTGACGATTCGGATTGGGGATGATTGGCAAGCTCAGCGATCGAAACTCCCGCAGTAA